The following coding sequences are from one Triticum dicoccoides isolate Atlit2015 ecotype Zavitan chromosome 4A, WEW_v2.0, whole genome shotgun sequence window:
- the LOC119287693 gene encoding alcohol dehydrogenase-like 7 has product MEDKRPKPIRCRAAVCRAAGEPLAVEEVVVDPPKAHELRLKIVCTSLCHSDVTFWRMKDFPGVFPRIFGHEAFGVVESVGEHVEGFAAGDAVVPTFLAQCSECADCRSPRSNVCSKYRFAVRPGMPRDDTTRFHDGDGNPIHHLFGVSSFSEYTVVDVTQVVKVAPAVPPATACLLSCGATTGVGAAWKLAKVEPGSSVAIFGLGAVGLAVAEGARICGASKIIGVDLNPDKQELGKKFGVTHYINPKELGEKTVSQVIIEMTDGGADYCFECIGLAALMNDAFQSSRPGWGKTIILGVEMHGAPLTISSLEILHGKCVMGSLFGGVKPKQDIPILADKYLNKELELDKFITHEVGLEDINTAFDLLLQGKSLRCTIWMDK; this is encoded by the exons ATGGAGGACAAGCGCCCCAAGCCCATCCGCTGCAGAG CGGCCGTGTGCAGGGCCGCCGGCGAGCCGCTGGCCGTGGAGGAGGTGGTCGTGGACCCGCCCAAGGCGCACGAGCTCCGGCTCAAGATCGTCTGCACCTCGCTCTGCCACAGCGACGTCACCTTCTGGCGCATGAAG GACTTCCCCGGCGTCTTCCCGAGGATTTTTGGCCACGAAGCGTTCGG GGTGGTGGAGAGCGTGGGCGAGCACGTGGAGGGCTTCGCGGCGGGGGACGCGGTGGTGCCGACGTTCCTGGCGCAGTGCAGCGAGTGCGCGGACTGCAGGTCGCCGCGGAGCAACGTGTGCTCCAAGTACCGGTTCGCGGTGCGCCCGGGGATGCCCCGCGACGACACCACCCGCTTCCACGACGGCGATGGGAACCCCATCCACCACCTGTTCGGCGTGTCCAGCTTCAGCGAGTACACCGTGGTGGACGTGACCCAGGTCGTCAAGGTCGCCCCCGCCGTGCCGCCGGCCACCGCCTGCCTCCTCAGCTGCGGCGCCACCACCG GGGTCGGAGCGGCATGGAAGCTGGCCAAGGTCGAGCCGGGATCTTCGGTTGCTATCTTCGGCCTCGGCGCCGTGGGATTGGCG GTGGCTGAAGGCGCCAGGATTTGCGGGGCGTCGAAGATCATCGGCGTGGACTTGAACCCCGATAAACAAGAGCTCG GAAAGAAGTTCGGCGTGACACATTACATCAACCCGAAAGAACTTGGGGAGAAAACTGTGAGCCAG GTGATCATCGAGATGACCGACGGCGGCGCCGACTACTGCTTCGAGTGCATCGGCCTGGCGGCGCTCATGAACGATGCCTTCCAGAGCTCCCGGCCg GGATGGGGCAAGACGATCATCCTCGGGGTGGAGATGCACGGCGCCCCTCTCACCATATCTTCGCTGGAGATCCTCCACGGGAAGTGCGTCATGGGGTCGCTCTTCGGAGGCGTGAAGCCCAAGCAGGACATCCCGATCCTCGCCGACAAGTACCTGAACAAG GAGCTGGAGCTGGACAAGTTCATAACCCACGAGGTCGGCCTCGAGGACATCAACACGGCCTTCGACCTGCTGCTGCAGGGGAAGAGCCTCAGGTGCACCATATGGATGGACAAGTGA
- the LOC119287692 gene encoding cingulin-like codes for MPKSLAHCQPRHRYGLRALAPIAVQHFNSRMQAVRPDMEQQVAELRGELRKVREERDRAHRVLEVTEWKALDSANDRTTIETLEARLDASRESESRMLESLSLQTKQLEITKMALEEARIYVASLRDTVQRLEASAVAVAAAKPRGRYDRELQRVSGELRVALAAEEKNKRAMEELVLALKEVNAELHTTRQQLARAQHESETARLESDRLHVSLKRKDDKVRALSDEVARLRSDAEEAFATFRGKEAGFTACMKSSEAELAASRRENARLLESQRSGRHEVAKLRDILKQAVKDTKFVKEALEEARSENAVLKEMVGSKDTAVKCSKEELECLRVSEAAARDSVKELQSLLVATSVSPTPTPSAAAGAGRSFDLEVDPSSPSPRTPTDQLPPEGEGRLSDARMKPPPDGFTLPRQMSESFEGSVYDIFGTVEEPKAEVGVFTRMPTMPGRRRVVMRKVGSLFRWKSFNNK; via the coding sequence ATGCCTAAAAGTTTAGCGCATTGCCAACCGCGGCACCGTTATGGCCTGAGAGCTCTCGCCCCGATCGCCGTGCAGCATTTCAACAGCCGGATGCAGGCGGTCCGGCCGGACATGGAGCAGCAGGTCGCCGAGCTCCGCGGCGAGCTGCGCAAGGTGCGGGAGGAGCGCGACCGCGCCCACCGCGTCCTGGAGGTGACGGAGTGGAAGGCGCTCGACTCGGCCAACGACCGCACCACcatcgagacgctggaggcgcggcTGGACGCGTCGCGGGAGTCCGAGTCCCGCATGCTCGAGTCGCTCTCGCTGCAGACCAAGCAGCTGGAGATCACCAAGATGGCGCTGGAGGAGGCCCGGATCTACGTGGCGTCGCTGCGGGACACGGTGCAGCGGCTCGAGGCcagcgccgtcgccgtcgccgccgccaagcCGCGGGGCCGGTACGACCGCGAGCTGCAGCGGGTCAGCGGCGAGCTGCGGGTGGCGCTGGCCGCCGAGGAGAAGAACAAGCGGGCCATGGAGGAGCTGGTGCTGGCGCTCAAGGAGGTGAACGCGGAGCTGCACACCACGCGGCAGCAGCTGGCGCGCGCGCAGCACGAGTCGGAGACGGCGCGGCTCGAGTCGGACCGGCTGCACGTGTCCCTGaagcgcaaggacgacaaggtccgCGCGCTGTCCGACGAGGTGGCCCGCCTCCGCTCCGACGCCGAGGAGGCGTTCGCCACGTTCCGGGGCAAGGAGGCCGGGTTCACGGCGTGCATGAAGTCGTCGGAGGCGGAGCTCGCGGCGTCCCGGCGCGAGAACGCGCGGCTCCTCGAGTCGCAGCGGTCCGGGCGGCACGAGGTGGCCAAGCTGCGGGACATCCTGAAGCAGGCCGTCAAGGACACCAAGTTCGTCAAGGAGGCGCTGGAGGAGGCGAGGAGCGAGAACGCCGTGCTCAAGGAGATGGTCGGGAGCAAGGACACCGCCGTCAAGTGCAGCAAGGAGGAGCTGGAGTGCCTCCGGGTGAGCGAGGCCGCGGCGCGCGACAGCGTCAAGGAGCTGCAGAGCCTGCTGGTGGCCACGTCGGTGAGCCCCACCCCCACGCCGtccgcggcggcgggggcggggagGTCGTTCGACCTGGAGGTCgacccgtcgtcgccgtcgccgcggacGCCGACGGATCAGCTGCCGCCCGAGGGCGAGGGCCGGCTGTCGGACGCGAGGATGAAGCCGCCGCCGGACGGGTTCACGCTGCCGCGGCAGATGTCGGAGAGCTTCGAGGGGTCTGTGTACGACATCTTCGGGACGGTGGAGGAGCCCAAGGCCGAGGTGGGCGTGTTTACGAGGATGCCGACGATGCCTGGCCGGCGGCGCGTGGTCATGCGCAAGGTCGGCAGCTTGTTCCGGTGGAAGAGTTTCAACAACAAGTAG
- the LOC119287694 gene encoding uncharacterized protein LOC119287694 has translation MRRSDWEDRCRRHPEHRLSKGVCPSCLRDRLAHLSANSSATTTLTRASNSASTSPYSSTDSPPLHRAALSADATSVHVVGSGAGSSFVNVSAFSQPLMPTASKKPAEAKGKEGEAKKKKKSSSKKKIGRFLSRLVGTEKRRKTGEAGDGGELFHSSTMKEKSSTKWVFF, from the coding sequence ATGCGGAGGTCGGACTGGGAGGACCGGTGCCGGCGGCACCCGGAGCACCGGCTGTCCAAGGGCGTGTGCCCGAGCTGCCTCCGCGACCGCCTCGCCCACCTCTCCGCCAactcctccgccaccaccacccttACGCGCGCCTCCAACTCGGCCAGCACCTCCCCCTACTCCTCCACCGACTCCCCGCCGCTCCACCGCGCGGCCCTCTCCGCCGACGCCACCTCCGTCCACGTCGTCGGCTCCGGGGCCGGCTCCTCCTTCGTCAACGTCTCCGCCTTCTCGCAACCGCTCATGCCGACGGCCTCAAAGAAACCAGCAGAAGCCAAGGGAAAGGAGGGcgaggcgaagaagaagaagaagagcagcagcaagaAGAAGATCGGGCGGTTCCTGTCGAGGCTGGTCGGGACGGAGAAGCGGCGGAAAACAGGGGAagcaggcgacggcggcgagctcttccATTCCAGCACCATGAAGGAGAAGTCGTCGACCAAGTGGGTCTTCTTTTGA